The Sporosarcina sp. Te-1 DNA window AACCGAAAAGAGACACTTTCTATTCGCGCCGGAAGCCGGAGAAATGAAAGGGTCTCAATCGGTAAATAATTTTCTTATTTTGTTTTTTCTTCGATATATTTAACTGCGTCGCCGACAGTGCCGATTTTTTCAGCATCATCGTCAGAAATTTCCATATCGAATTCATCTTCCAATTCCATAACTAGCTCAACGACATCCAAAGAATCAGCGCCAAGATCATCACGGAAAGAAGCTTCTGGTTTCACTTCGCTCTCATCGACACCAAGACGGTCGACAACCACTTTCGTTACGCGCTCAAGTACAGTAGACAAATTAGTCACCTCCTTTCAAAGATAATGTCCGTCCAACATACCCCATAGCAAAAATTG harbors:
- a CDS encoding acyl carrier protein; amino-acid sequence: MSTVLERVTKVVVDRLGVDESEVKPEASFRDDLGADSLDVVELVMELEDEFDMEISDDDAEKIGTVGDAVKYIEEKTK